The region CGCACGTAGGCGCATGTTTCGAATGTATGCGAAAAACAGCATACATTGTGCGATCCCGTTCATGCGGTAGGATGATTTTGTGCCAAGCCGTTTCCACTGGCTTTCACTGCATTTCTTTCCTAATTTCAGGGAAAAGGGAAGGTGTGGTAAAATATATAAATGGTTGAAAATGGGTTGTTGATGCAATGATAAGGTTAATAATAGTTTGAACTGAAAAAGACAAGAATAAGATGAGAATAACGGAGGGGAAATTTGGAACTGGAGGAGCGGTAGCGTCCGCCTGAAAGCTTTCCGCAGGAAAGCTCGCTTCGGAAGCATCAGCAGTCAGCGGATTTCAACCGCTGGCGAGCGGATTAAATCAAGAAATCTGGTGACAACAGCGGCCGGAAATCCAAATGTTCACCGCAGTTACGGCTAACATCTACATTAGCTTCTCTTCAGTTCTGCTATGAAAGCACCTTATCCGAAAGCGCAAGGCCCGTTTCACACCAAACCGACGAAAGGAAGTGAAGTTATGCCGAATACGGCAGAAGTGGTGAAGCCCGTAGCCAGCCTGATAGGAGTCACCAAAAAGATCGGCTCCAAAACGCTGATCAGCGACTTGACACTCGACATTCCACCCGGGCAAATCTTCGGATTCCTCGGGCCGAACGGAGCCGGTAAAACCACTACCATCCGTATGATGGTAGGACTTATCTCCATTAGCCGCGGGGATATCCTGATCTGCGGACGAAGCATCAAGGACCATTTTGAAGAGGCCATAGCCAACGTGGGGGCCATCGTAGAGAATCCCGAAATGTACAAGTTCCTTACCGGATACCAGAATCTTCGCCAGTACGCCCGCATGGTGCCTGGCGTGACCAAAGAGCGCATCAATGAAGTAGTGGAGTTGGTAGGACTTAGCCAACGCATCAATGACCGGGTCAAGACCTATTCCTTGGGGATGCGCCAGCGGCTGGGTGTGGCCCAGGCGCTGCTGCACCGCCCGAAGCTGCTGATTCTGGATGAGCCGACCAACGGACTGGACCCGCAGGGTATCCGCGAGCTGCGTGATTATCTGCGCAAGCTGTGCCAGAGCGAGGGGACAACCGTGTTTGTTTCCAGTCACCTGCTGTCTGAGATGGAGCTGATGTGCGATAGTGTGGCGATTATCCAGAACGGCCGCCTGATCGACGTGAAGCAGCTTAAGACGGTCGGGGATGCAGCGGTACCGGTAAGCCAGACCTTCTTCGAGGTAGATAATCCTGAGGCTGCATTGGCGCAGATCGGCCAAGGCGTGATCATGGAAGGCGGAATAGCGGTAGAGGCGGTTCGGGAGGAGATTGCCGAGCTGAATGCCAAGCTGGTAGCTGCCGGGATTAAGGTCTACAGTATCAAGGCGTTGTCCCGTTCGCTTGAAGATCAATTCTTGGAAATTACAGGAGGTGAAGGCATTGGGTGAGTTCGCTTCTCTCATACATAATGAGAATATCAAAATATTCAGACGTCTGCGGACATGGATTATGCTGGTTCTGCTGGCACTGATGAGCGCGCTGTTTCCGGCGCTAATTCAT is a window of Paenibacillus sp. FSL H3-0469 DNA encoding:
- a CDS encoding ABC transporter ATP-binding protein encodes the protein MPNTAEVVKPVASLIGVTKKIGSKTLISDLTLDIPPGQIFGFLGPNGAGKTTTIRMMVGLISISRGDILICGRSIKDHFEEAIANVGAIVENPEMYKFLTGYQNLRQYARMVPGVTKERINEVVELVGLSQRINDRVKTYSLGMRQRLGVAQALLHRPKLLILDEPTNGLDPQGIRELRDYLRKLCQSEGTTVFVSSHLLSEMELMCDSVAIIQNGRLIDVKQLKTVGDAAVPVSQTFFEVDNPEAALAQIGQGVIMEGGIAVEAVREEIAELNAKLVAAGIKVYSIKALSRSLEDQFLEITGGEGIG